From one Lolium rigidum isolate FL_2022 chromosome 4, APGP_CSIRO_Lrig_0.1, whole genome shotgun sequence genomic stretch:
- the LOC124708882 gene encoding probable glutathione S-transferase GSTU6 — MAGEGDLKLLGLLVSPFVVRVRMALHMKGVSYEYIEQDVIDKGELLLKYNPVYKKVPVLIHNGVPLCESQIIVQYIDEVWPGTNGSSILPSDPYDRATARFWAAYVDDKLFPAWLGILKAKTQEERAEKVKETLAVVELLEVALAQCSNGKPFFAGDSIGFLDLVVGCNLLWFEALRRLFGVTFVAAGKTPLLAAWAERFGGTEAAREVVPDADKAVEFAKKLMASLCSAPVANAS, encoded by the exons ATGGCGGGTGAAGGAGATCTGAAGCTGCTGGGCTTGCTGGTGAGCCCATTCGTGGTCCGCGTCCGCATGGCGCTGCACATGAAGGGCGTGAGCTACGAGTACATCGAGCAGGACGTCATCGACAAGGGCGAGCTCCTCCTCAAGTACAACCCCGTGTACAAGAAGGTGCCCGTGCTCATCCACAACGGCGTGCCGCTCTGCGAGTCCCAGATCATCGTGCAGTACATCGACGAGGTCTGGCCTGGAACCAACGGCTCCTCCATCCTCCCCTCCGACCCCTATGACCGCGCCACCGCTCGCTTCTGggccgcctacgtcgacgacaag TTGTTCCCTGCCTGGCTAGGCATTCTCAAGGCGAAGACTCAGGAAGAAAGGGCAGAGAAGGTGAAAGAAACGCTTGCCGTGGTCGAGCTGCTGGAGGTGGCCTTGGCCCAATGCTCCAACGGGAAGCCTTTCTTCGCCGGCGACTCCATCGGGTTCCTCGACCTTGTGGTTGGATGCAACTTGTTATGGTTCGAGGCGCTGCGCAGGTTATTCGGCGTGACATTCGTTGCCGCCGGCAAGACTCCTCTCCTGGCCGCCTGGGCGGAGCGTTTCGGAGGTACCGAGGCGGCGAGGGAGGTTGTGCCGGACGCGGACAAGGCGGTGGAGTTCGCCAAGAAGCTCATGGCTAGTTTATGCTCCGCTCCGGTTGCCAATGCCAGCTAA